The genomic DNA ATCTTGGGCGCATTTGCAAAAAGGAAACACAGCCGAAGCTTTAAAAATAGCAAAAGAACACGTTGTAAATAAAACTTACGAACCAACAGTTTTATACCATTTAGCAGAAATTTATAAAGCTAACAATATGGAAGACGAATTAAAACCGCTAAAAGAAGAACTTTTAGGTGCGTCTTATGAGTTAGGACCAATAATGGAAACTAAAATTAAGCAACTATAAAATTACTAATGAAAAAAATTAGCCACCAAATTAATTATGCTTTAACAGCATTATTTCTAGTATTTACACTTTCTCTCTCTGCGCAGCAATTAAAAGGCGTTGTAGAAGACATTTACTCACAACCTTTAAGCGGTGTTTATATATATAACTTAAATAGCGAAGCTCACGCACATACTTTAGATAATGGTGCCTTTGTAATAGAAAATACAAAACCAGAAGATACTTTGTCTGTAAGTTTATTAGGTTTTAAAAAATTAAACATTGTTTTAAAAAAAGAAGACTTTAACCAAGGTTTAAACATAAGTCTAGAACGTAAAATTTTTAGGTTAAATGAACTGGTTTTAAATCAAGAAGTAGAAGTTTTAAACGCTTTACTTAAAATAGATGTAGACAATAATCCAATAAATTCATCACAAGAAATATTACAAAAAGTACCTGGATTAATTATAGGTCAACACGCTGGTGGAGGTAAGGCCGAGCAACTTTTTTTAAGAGGTTTCGATATAGATCATGGTACAGATGTTTCTATAAATGTAGATGGTATACCAGTTAACAATGTTTCTCATGCACATGGTCAAGGTTATAGCGATTTACACTTTCTTATACCAGAAACAATTAAAAATTTAGATTTTGGTAAAGGTCCGTATTATGCAAATGCTAGAGACTTTACAACAGCAGGTTATGTAAATTTTAAGACAAAAAATTATTTAGACAGTAATGTAATAAAATTATCATACGGTCAATTTAATAGTATTAGAACATTAGGTTTATTTAATTTAATAGATAAATCTAAAAGTGATAATGCCTATGTAGGTATAGAATATATCGAGACCGATGGGCCATTTAATACCTCGCAAAACTTTAATCGTTTAAACCTATTTGGTAAATACAACACTTTTATAAATAGTAGTGATAGATTGGCAATTACAGCTTCGCATTTTACAAGTAGATGGGATGCATCTGGACAAATACCACAGCGAAAAGTAGATGATGGAACCATAGATAGATATGGAGCTATAGATGATACCGAAGGTGGAAATACAAGCCGTACAAATTTAAATGTAGAATTTCTTTCAGAGATAAATGAAAATACAACATTAAAATCAAACGTTTTTTACTCGCATTATGATTTTGAATTGTACTCTAATTTTACATTCTTTTTAGAAGACCCAATTAATGGCGACCAAATAAAACAAAAGGAAAACCGAAACATATTTGGTTTTAATGCTCAAATAGATAAGTTTTATAATAAAGATGCTTTCGATGTTGAAACAACAGCAGGTATAGGTTTGCGTCACGATAAAAATGATGATGTAGAATTGTCACATACTTTAAACAGAAACACTACACTAGAAAACATTCAATTAGGAGATATAAACCAAACTAATGCTTTTGCTTTTTATAAAGCTAAATTCGATTTTGGGCGATTTGAAATCACTCCAGGATTACGTTTAGAATACTTTAAGTTTTTATATAACGATAAATTACTTGAGACTTATAATACCCAATCTGAAACAAAAACAGCATTACTACCTAAACTAAATATAGTGTTTAGGCAAAATGAAAACTTACAATGGTTTTTAAAATCTGGTATTGGTTTTCACTCTAATGATGCTAGAGTAGTTGTAGCACAAGAAGGAGAAGATATTTTACCAAAAGCTTATGGTGTAGATTTTGGTACAATTTATAAACCATTTTCAAAACTATTTTTAAATGCAACGGTTTGGTATTTACACTTAGACCAAGAATTTGTTTACGTTGGAGATGCAGGAATAGTAGAACCTAGCGGAAAAACAAAAAGGTTAGGTTTAGATTTAGGATTACGATATGAGTTAAACGAGTATTTATATTTAAATACCGATGCAACCTTAACACAAGCACGAGCTATAGATGAGGTTGATGGTGAAGATCATATACCTTTAGCACCTAGCTTTACATTAGTTGGAGGGTTGGCGTTAAAAGATTTTAATAATTTCTCAGGAAGCTTTAGATACAGATATATTGATGATAGGCCAGCAAATGAAGACTATTCTGTAACAGCTGAAGGTTATTTTGTTACAGATTTTAATATAAATTATCAATTTAATAAAAACTTAAACTTAGGTGTTTCAATAGAAAACTTATTTGATGTAGAATGGAATGAAACACAATTTTTAACCGAGTCAAGATTACAAAACGAAGCTGCATCAGTAGAAGAAATTCACTTTACTCCGGGCACACCATTTAATGCAAAAATGATATTAACTTACAAATTTTAAATAATTTAAAACCAACACACTATTTATTTCGTAAGTAAAATTGTAGACATAATGAATAGTATATAATTGATTGTTGAGACCAACAAATTCTTTTAGCTACATGTTAGTAAAAGTTTTGTTTGTTTTTTGTTGGTTGATTAGAAAGTACCTTGTTTATCCCTAACTATTAAACAAGGGCTTTCTACAACAATTAAGTAATTGTTTTAAGGGAAATAATTACTTCTAAAAAGGCTTAAAGAGAAATCTTTAAGCCTTTTTTTATGTGTTATAATTGCTAAATTGGTTGAATAAAAAAAACCTCAGTTTTATAAATCTGAGGTTTTTTACTATTTAGTATTTAAGTGTTTTTTAAGATTGTAATGCACCTAATGTATAAAGTTGTTCTAAAGTAGGAGAAGCACTACCACCAGCAGGTTCTAATGTAATACCAAAGGCTTGTGACTCGTTGGTATTTGTTAATTTAAAAATCTTATTTTCATTAGATTTAAAATTATCTATAGTACCTAAGCTTGTTGGTGTTAACGGGTTTAAGGTTAACGACCAAGCTTGATAAACTTTTCCTTCTGGAGGTTCTGGTAAACCTTGTAAATCTAAATAAACAGTATTGCTTTCTTTATCCCAATAAGCTTTTGCATAGGCTTCAGGATAAACTGCTTGTCCTGCTAAAGGAACAGCAATAACATCTTTAGCTCTTAAAGCATTTAATAGTGTTTTAGTTTCAGCTAAATCTGTATTTATAGTATTTACACGATTTTCAAAAAACGCTTTTTCAGTTTGTACAGTATTAATTTTAGACTCTAAATTGTTTTTCTCATTTACAGTCCATAATAATCCAGCTGCTAATAAAATAGTGGCTGCCCAACCAGTATAAGTAAACCAATTGTTTTTAGGTTTATTTAAAGCTATAATTTGAGCATCTCCATTATTATTTTTTAATTTACTTAAAATTGTTTCAAAAGAAATTACTCTGTTTTTTGGAGCGACTTCTTTGGTTAATTTAAGTATTGCAGTTTCTATGGCTAAAACTTCTTGAGTAACTTCAGGATGTTTTAACATCATATCATAAACATCTTCGTTTTCCTTAGCAGTGAGTGCACCGGCAACGTAGAGTTCTAATATTCCAGAATCTATGTAAGTTTGTGTATTCATAATTATTCTAATACCATTTCTCTTAGTTCCTTAATACAATTTCTATTGTGCGTTTTTATTGTCCCAATAGGCATGTCTAACGTTTCAGATGCTTCTTTTTGCGTGTAACCTTTAAAGTAAAGGAGCTCGATAACTTTTATACACTTTTCTGCTAGTTTACTAACAAACTTGGCAATGCCAATCGCATCTGTAGATTGGTCTAAGTTATCTCG from Lacinutrix sp. 5H-3-7-4 includes the following:
- a CDS encoding TonB-dependent receptor domain-containing protein, whose amino-acid sequence is MKKISHQINYALTALFLVFTLSLSAQQLKGVVEDIYSQPLSGVYIYNLNSEAHAHTLDNGAFVIENTKPEDTLSVSLLGFKKLNIVLKKEDFNQGLNISLERKIFRLNELVLNQEVEVLNALLKIDVDNNPINSSQEILQKVPGLIIGQHAGGGKAEQLFLRGFDIDHGTDVSINVDGIPVNNVSHAHGQGYSDLHFLIPETIKNLDFGKGPYYANARDFTTAGYVNFKTKNYLDSNVIKLSYGQFNSIRTLGLFNLIDKSKSDNAYVGIEYIETDGPFNTSQNFNRLNLFGKYNTFINSSDRLAITASHFTSRWDASGQIPQRKVDDGTIDRYGAIDDTEGGNTSRTNLNVEFLSEINENTTLKSNVFYSHYDFELYSNFTFFLEDPINGDQIKQKENRNIFGFNAQIDKFYNKDAFDVETTAGIGLRHDKNDDVELSHTLNRNTTLENIQLGDINQTNAFAFYKAKFDFGRFEITPGLRLEYFKFLYNDKLLETYNTQSETKTALLPKLNIVFRQNENLQWFLKSGIGFHSNDARVVVAQEGEDILPKAYGVDFGTIYKPFSKLFLNATVWYLHLDQEFVYVGDAGIVEPSGKTKRLGLDLGLRYELNEYLYLNTDATLTQARAIDEVDGEDHIPLAPSFTLVGGLALKDFNNFSGSFRYRYIDDRPANEDYSVTAEGYFVTDFNINYQFNKNLNLGVSIENLFDVEWNETQFLTESRLQNEAASVEEIHFTPGTPFNAKMILTYKF
- a CDS encoding anti-sigma factor domain-containing protein, with the translated sequence MNTQTYIDSGILELYVAGALTAKENEDVYDMMLKHPEVTQEVLAIETAILKLTKEVAPKNRVISFETILSKLKNNNGDAQIIALNKPKNNWFTYTGWAATILLAAGLLWTVNEKNNLESKINTVQTEKAFFENRVNTINTDLAETKTLLNALRAKDVIAVPLAGQAVYPEAYAKAYWDKESNTVYLDLQGLPEPPEGKVYQAWSLTLNPLTPTSLGTIDNFKSNENKIFKLTNTNESQAFGITLEPAGGSASPTLEQLYTLGALQS